From the genome of Arthrobacter sp. SLBN-122:
GGTGCCGCGAAAGGTTGCGGCGCGTCCCAGCCTAGCCAATGCGGTCCCGGTCCCCGTAAACCGTCAGTGGCCCGGACTCCGCAGGGAAGTCCGGGCCACTGACTGTTCCCTAGGCGGGCTGCGGCGCTTCCGCCAGGGCCTGCTGCCGTGCCAGGCTGCCCAGCCAGCGTGCGCTCTCCTTCGGGGTCCGCTCCTGGGAGGAGCGGTCGACGGCGATCAGGCCGAACTTGGGCCGGTAACCGAAGATCCATTCGAAGTTGTCGAACGCGGTCCAGGCGATGTACCCCCGCACGTCGATGCCGTCGGCAAGGCAGGAGGCAACGCCGTCGACCGCTGCCTTCAGGTAGTCCACCCGCTGGGTGTCATCCTCGGTGGCAAGGCCGTTCTCGGTGACCATCACGGGGATGCCGGCGATCCGGTGCGCCTCGCGGATGGTCGCTTCCAGGGCCTGCGGGTAGATCTCCTCACCCATCTGGTTGGTGGGCACGCCCTCCGGTGCCGGCGCATGGCCGTCCGGGCCGTATACAGTGCGCCCGTAGGTCTGGATGCCCACGAAGTCGTCGCCGCGGGAAGCTTCCAGGAAGCGTTCGTTGACGTCGCGGCGCACGCGGTCGGCAATTTCCTCACCGCCGGCGATGGCCTGGATGTCCGAATTTGCCAGCGTCCAGCCCACCTGGAGCTCGGGGCGGTGCGCCTTGATGGCTGCCGTGGCCGCCCGGTGTGCAGCCACCTTCACCTCGAATCCCGCCTCCGTGGAACAGAACTGGAAGGGGGCCACAGTGCTGGCGTCGACACCCAGGCGCTCCGCGGCGGCAGCCCACATGGGCACCGAACCGCGGTTCCCCGGTGCTTCCCCGCCGATTCCGAAGGACTCCAGCAGCCAGGGAAGGTTGGGTTCGTTCAGGGTGCAGGCGACGCCGATCAGGTCACCCAGGTGCGCCATCACCCGGTCACAGTAGCGTGCGAAGAGGTCAGAGGTCTCCTGGCCTTCCCAGCCGCCGGCCTGAAGCAGCCAGCGCGGTGAGGTGAAGTGGTGGAAGGTGACCACCGGGGTAAGGCCGTGTTCGTGGCATGCCTCCAGCACCCGCTTGTAGTGGTCCAGTTCCGCCACCGAGAAGTGGCCTTTCTCCGGCTCAATCCGGGCCCATTCAATGGAGAAGCGGTAGCTGGTGAAACCCAGGCCGGCGATCAGGGCGATGTCCTCCCGGTAGCGGTGGTAGTGGTCCACGGCATCGCCGGACGGCTCCGCGAAGATGGTTCCGGGCAGGTGCTCCAGGAACCAGGTATCGCTGTTGACGTTGTTGCCTTCCACCTGGTGGCCTGCGGTGGCCACGCCCCAAAGGAAGTCGCGGGGGAACGGGTTGGTCATGGGGTTCCTTTCGTCATGGACGCATGAAGGCGTCCCAGGCTTCGCTGCCCTGCATCCATCCTGTCGGCCCGCGTGACCGCCGCCACAATACTTTTTCAATCAATGACATTGTCATGTTTGGTGCAGGCGGCCCCGGCCGATTCTGGAAGGGAGCCGGGCACTTCCGGTCCCCCTGTTTTTCTTTCCGTTGCAGTCATAGAAGAATGCGAAGGCGCACCACATGAAACTTCTGACCACCACCGCACGCGGCAGCGCTGCCGTCCTGACCGGTGCCCTGTTGGTGGGCTCCCTGGCCGCCTGCGGCGGCGGATCCAGCCAGGCAGCCGCCAAGGCCGACACCAGCAGCCTGACCCTGGCCATCGACAGCGACTCGGCCTCCTTCGGCTTCGACCCGCTGCGCGTCTCTGCAGCGCAGCGCCAGTTCTTCGAGGGCCTCTACGACAGCCTGATGACGCTGCAGCCGGATGGCTCCGCCGGCCCCGGCCTGGCCAAGGAGTTCACCTACAACGCTGACAACACCGTCCTGACGCTGACCCTGAAGGACGGCGTGACATTCGCCGACGGCTCCAAGCTCGACGCCGACCTGGTCAAGGCCAACCTGGACCGCCGGTCCGATCCTGCCCTGAGCGCCTACTCGGCCGTGGCCAAGGGCGGTGCGCAGGAAATCACGTCAGTGGACGTTGTCAGCCCCACCCAGGTGGCACTGACCTTCGCCAAGCCGCAGCCCGGATTCGAGAAGAACCTGGCCTCCACCACAGGCATGATCGTGGGCAAGAACGGCGTCACCGACACTTCAACCCTGGCCGCCACCCCCGACGGCTCTGGACCGTACACCCTTGATCCCTCCACCGTGAAGGGCAACAAATACGTCCTGGTGAAAAACGACAAGAGCCCTGACGCTTCCAAGTACGCCTTCAAAAAGGTGGTGTTCAGCGTTGTCCTGGACCCCCAGGCCCGGGCCAACGCCCTGGTTTCCGGCCAGGCGGACGTTGCCATGCTGACCTCGAACACCGTTGACTTCGCCAAGTCCAAGGGTGTGGGGGTGTCCCAGATTGGCGGCACCGTCAACACCATGATCTCCTTCGACAAGACCGGCAAGACCGCGCCGGCGTTCGGCCAGGAAAAGGTCCGCCAGGCCATCCAGTACGCCATCAACCGCCAGGCCCTGGTGGACGCCCTGCACAAGGGTGACATC
Proteins encoded in this window:
- a CDS encoding ABC transporter substrate-binding protein, producing the protein MKLLTTTARGSAAVLTGALLVGSLAACGGGSSQAAAKADTSSLTLAIDSDSASFGFDPLRVSAAQRQFFEGLYDSLMTLQPDGSAGPGLAKEFTYNADNTVLTLTLKDGVTFADGSKLDADLVKANLDRRSDPALSAYSAVAKGGAQEITSVDVVSPTQVALTFAKPQPGFEKNLASTTGMIVGKNGVTDTSTLAATPDGSGPYTLDPSTVKGNKYVLVKNDKSPDASKYAFKKVVFSVVLDPQARANALVSGQADVAMLTSNTVDFAKSKGVGVSQIGGTVNTMISFDKTGKTAPAFGQEKVRQAIQYAINRQALVDALHKGDIPAWNALPKDSAGFTKDLETKFAYSPEKAKSLLAEAGYPNGFEFTIIAGAQTQTDLQAVQKDLAAVGITMNVKMAASTDEAFAAVATTPLGYAPLNWDNPVGVMYGAILNGFTNVQKATDDQLSAATGELAAAKDDAAVKAAASKLNTRLVESGWMIPLYEALTNQGYNTKKVAQVKFAGTNAYPLLSSYTPAS
- a CDS encoding glycoside hydrolase family 1 protein, producing MTNPFPRDFLWGVATAGHQVEGNNVNSDTWFLEHLPGTIFAEPSGDAVDHYHRYREDIALIAGLGFTSYRFSIEWARIEPEKGHFSVAELDHYKRVLEACHEHGLTPVVTFHHFTSPRWLLQAGGWEGQETSDLFARYCDRVMAHLGDLIGVACTLNEPNLPWLLESFGIGGEAPGNRGSVPMWAAAAERLGVDASTVAPFQFCSTEAGFEVKVAAHRAATAAIKAHRPELQVGWTLANSDIQAIAGGEEIADRVRRDVNERFLEASRGDDFVGIQTYGRTVYGPDGHAPAPEGVPTNQMGEEIYPQALEATIREAHRIAGIPVMVTENGLATEDDTQRVDYLKAAVDGVASCLADGIDVRGYIAWTAFDNFEWIFGYRPKFGLIAVDRSSQERTPKESARWLGSLARQQALAEAPQPA